A single window of Selenomonas sputigena DNA harbors:
- the nrdR gene encoding transcriptional regulator NrdR, with amino-acid sequence MRCPFCKEEDSRVVDSRAADDGNTIRRRRECTSCGKRFTTYETVEKIPLMVIKNDGRRVVFDRNKLLNGLIRSCDKRDIPTERIVALADEIEKELRNTMDREVYTRDIGELVMEKLKNFDEVAYIRFASVYRKFADISGFREELEALLREKNPS; translated from the coding sequence ATGCGTTGCCCATTTTGCAAGGAGGAGGACAGCCGCGTCGTCGACTCGCGTGCAGCTGACGACGGCAATACCATTCGCCGCCGCAGGGAGTGCACGTCGTGCGGCAAGCGCTTTACGACATACGAGACAGTGGAGAAGATTCCGCTGATGGTTATTAAAAATGACGGCAGGCGTGTCGTCTTCGACCGCAACAAGCTGCTGAACGGCCTCATACGCTCGTGCGACAAGCGCGACATTCCGACGGAGCGCATCGTCGCCCTGGCGGATGAGATCGAAAAGGAGCTTCGCAACACGATGGATCGCGAGGTCTACACGCGCGACATCGGCGAACTCGTGATGGAGAAGCTCAAGAACTTCGACGAGGTCGCCTACATCCGCTTCGCCTCGGTCTACCGCAAGTTTGCCGACATCAGCGGCTTCCGCGAGGAGTTGGAAGCGCTGCTCAGGGAGAAGAACCCGTCTTGA